The following proteins are co-located in the Mus pahari chromosome 14, PAHARI_EIJ_v1.1, whole genome shotgun sequence genome:
- the C14H5orf15 gene encoding keratinocyte-associated transmembrane protein 2: protein MAAAALGRMCGAAREKLSPGPGARGLGALARPLVLALLLVPVLCSDTPQNPPNNVTDSSPVVVTTPGNHTRPSVSQISTTLSPASAEKSGSSSTAPIPSAAPSVPEEEADSNEDPSMEEEDLLALNSSPASVKDTLDNGDYGEPDYDWTTNPRDEEPEDINIAISKESSRFRGFQDSVQVMKLPPPSREDSHFFFHLLIFAFCAAVVYVTYHNKRKIFLLVQSRKWRDGLCSKTVEYHRLDQNVNEAMPSLKITNDYIF from the exons ATGGCCGCCGCCGCCCTGGGCAGAATGTGCGGGGCTGCACGAGAGAAGCTGTCTCCCGGGCCGGGCGCCCGGGGCCTCGGAGCGCTGGCGCGACCTCTGGTGCTGGCGTTGCTGCTCGTGCCCGTCCTGTGCTCTG atacACCACAGAATCCTCCAAACAATGTTACAGATTCTTCTCCAGTTGTGGTGACAACGCCTGGAAACCACACCAGACCTTCTGTTTCCCAGATCAGCACCACACTTAGCCCAGCCAGTGCAGAGAAAAGTGGAAGCAGCTCTACGGCGCCCATCCCCTCTGCTGCCCCATCTGTGCCTGAGGAGGAGGCTGACAGCAATGAAGACCccagcatggaggaggaggaTCTTCTGGCTCTCAACAGTTCCCCGGCCTCCGTCAAGGACACTCTGGACAATGGTGACTATGGAGAGCCAGACTACGACTGGACCACCAACCCCAGGGACGAGGAACCTGAAGACATTAACATTGCGATCAGCAAGGAGAGCAGTCGCTTCAGGGGCTTCCAGGACTCAGTGCAGGTCATGAAGCTCCCGCCCCCCAGCAGAGAGGAtagccatttcttttttcatctccTGATTTTTGCTTTCTGTGCAGCTGTTGTGTATGTTACCTATCACAACAAAAGGAAG attttcctCCTAGTTCAAAGCAGAAAGTGGCGTGATGGCTTGTGTTCCAAAACTGTGGAGTACCATCGTTTGGACCAGAACGTGAACGAGGCCATGCCCTCTCTGAAGATCACCAatgattacattttttaa